From the Streptomyces sp. KMM 9044 genome, one window contains:
- a CDS encoding isoprenyl transferase yields MAVRGFLGRQRREYRTPEPHPSGARPPRFPGELVPKHVAIVMDGNGRWAKERGLPRTEGHKVGAERVLDVLQGGIEMGVGAISLYAFSTENWKRSPDEVRFLMNFNRDFIRTSRDELDELGVRVRWVGRMPKLWKSVARELQIAQEQTKGNDRLTLYFCMNYGGRAEIADAAQALAEDVKAGRLDPAKVNEKTLQSYMYYPDMPDVDLFLRPSGEQRTSNYLLWQSAYAEMVFQDVLWPDFDRRDLWRACLEFASRDRRFGGAIPNEELLAMEGRQEQ; encoded by the coding sequence ATGGCCGTACGCGGGTTCCTGGGGCGTCAGCGCCGGGAGTACAGGACGCCGGAACCACACCCCTCCGGCGCGCGGCCCCCGAGGTTCCCGGGCGAGCTGGTCCCCAAGCACGTGGCGATCGTGATGGACGGCAACGGCCGCTGGGCCAAGGAACGGGGCCTGCCGCGCACCGAGGGGCACAAGGTCGGCGCCGAGCGGGTGCTGGACGTGCTCCAGGGCGGGATCGAGATGGGCGTCGGCGCGATCTCGCTGTACGCCTTCTCCACCGAGAACTGGAAGCGCTCGCCGGACGAGGTGCGCTTCCTGATGAACTTCAACCGCGACTTCATCCGCACGTCCCGTGACGAGCTCGACGAGCTGGGTGTGCGGGTGCGCTGGGTGGGCCGGATGCCCAAGCTGTGGAAGTCGGTCGCCAGGGAACTCCAGATCGCGCAGGAGCAGACCAAGGGCAACGACCGGCTGACGCTGTACTTCTGCATGAACTACGGCGGGCGGGCGGAGATCGCCGATGCGGCGCAGGCGCTGGCCGAGGACGTGAAGGCGGGACGTCTCGACCCGGCGAAGGTCAACGAGAAGACGCTGCAGAGCTACATGTACTACCCGGACATGCCGGACGTGGACCTGTTCCTGCGGCCGAGCGGTGAGCAGCGTACGTCCAACTACCTGCTGTGGCAGAGCGCCTACGCCGAGATGGTCTTCCAGGACGTCCTGTGGCCGGACTTCGACCGCCGGGACCTGTGGCGCGCGTGTCTGGAATTCGCCTCCCGCGACCGCCGCTTCGGCGGGGCGATCCCGAACGAGGAGCTGCTCGCCATGGAGGGCAGGCAGGAGCAGTAG
- a CDS encoding Fur family transcriptional regulator encodes MTTAGPPVKGRATRQRAAVSAALQDVDEFRSAQELHDMLRHKGDSVGLTTVYRTLQSLADAGEVDVLRTADGESVYRRCSTGDHHHHLVCRSCGKAVEVEGPAVETWAEAIAAEHGYVNVAHTVEIFGTCAECAAASSGT; translated from the coding sequence GTGACCACCGCTGGACCGCCCGTGAAGGGCCGCGCCACCAGGCAGCGGGCCGCTGTGTCGGCTGCGCTCCAGGACGTCGACGAGTTCCGCAGCGCACAGGAACTGCACGACATGCTCAGGCACAAGGGCGACTCGGTCGGGCTCACCACGGTCTACCGCACCCTGCAGTCCCTCGCCGACGCCGGCGAGGTGGATGTACTGCGCACCGCCGACGGCGAGTCCGTCTACCGCCGCTGCTCCACCGGGGACCATCACCACCACCTGGTCTGCCGCAGCTGCGGCAAGGCGGTCGAGGTCGAGGGCCCGGCCGTGGAGACCTGGGCGGAGGCCATCGCCGCCGAGCACGGCTACGTCAACGTGGCCCACACCGTGGAGATCTTCGGTACGTGCGCGGAGTGCGCGGCGGCATCGAGCGGCACCTGA
- a CDS encoding metal ABC transporter permease gives MDLLNYAFMQRALLAAVLVGITAPAVGIYLVQRRQALMGDGIGHVAMTGVGLGFLLSWSPVWMATLVSVVGAVLMELIRWYGKARGDIALAMLFYGGMAGGVMFINLAPGGSNANLTSYLFGSLSTVSESDVTAICLLAAFVVLVTLGLRRQLFAVSQDEEFARVTGLPVRFLNLLTAITAAVTVTVAMRVVGLLLVSALMVVPVAAAQALSRSFAATFAIAVAIGVSVTIGGTVTSYYQDVPPGATIVLLTIAAFMVLTVLATPLARRRARALAAARPTPDPAECAVPAGRKPSGGVGV, from the coding sequence ATGGACCTCCTGAACTACGCCTTCATGCAGCGGGCGCTGCTGGCGGCCGTCCTGGTCGGCATCACCGCCCCCGCGGTCGGCATCTACCTCGTCCAGCGCCGCCAGGCCCTCATGGGCGACGGCATCGGGCACGTCGCGATGACCGGCGTCGGCCTCGGCTTCCTGCTCTCCTGGTCGCCGGTGTGGATGGCGACCCTGGTCTCCGTCGTCGGCGCCGTCCTGATGGAACTGATCCGCTGGTACGGCAAGGCCCGCGGTGACATCGCCCTCGCGATGCTGTTCTACGGCGGTATGGCGGGCGGCGTGATGTTCATCAACCTCGCCCCGGGCGGCTCCAACGCGAACCTCACCTCGTACCTGTTCGGCTCCCTGTCGACGGTCTCCGAGTCCGACGTGACGGCGATCTGTCTCCTGGCCGCGTTCGTGGTCCTGGTCACCCTCGGCCTGCGCCGCCAGCTGTTCGCGGTCAGCCAGGACGAGGAGTTCGCGCGGGTCACGGGTCTGCCGGTGCGGTTCTTGAACCTGCTCACCGCGATCACGGCGGCGGTCACCGTCACCGTCGCGATGCGCGTGGTCGGCCTGCTCCTGGTGAGCGCGCTCATGGTGGTGCCCGTCGCCGCCGCCCAGGCGCTCAGCCGCAGCTTCGCCGCCACCTTCGCCATCGCCGTCGCGATCGGCGTGAGCGTGACTATCGGCGGCACGGTCACCTCGTACTACCAGGACGTGCCGCCCGGAGCGACGATCGTGCTGCTGACGATCGCCGCGTTCATGGTGCTGACCGTGCTGGCCACACCGCTGGCCCGTCGCCGCGCCCGTGCTCTGGCCGCCGCGCGGCCCACCCCGGACCCCGCGGAGTGCGCCGTTCCGGCCGGCCGGAAGCCGTCCGGCGGGGTCGGCGTCTGA
- a CDS encoding metal ABC transporter ATP-binding protein: MTTKTDPVISLRGVHAELGSRPVLRGIDLTVHRGEVVALLGANGSGKSTAVRSVIGQVPVAAGAIELFGTPRRRFRDWARVGYVPQRTTAAGGVPATLTEVVSSGRLSRTRFGVFRRTDREAVRHALELVGMADRAKDSVDALSGGQHQRVLIARALAAEPELLILDEPMAGVDLASQEVLATILRHQVAQGATVLLVLHELGPLEPLIDRAVVLRDGCVTHDGPPPKAVGQHALPGHDHVHPHAPAGAEPIRTGLLS; this comes from the coding sequence ATGACGACGAAAACCGACCCCGTCATATCCCTGCGGGGCGTCCACGCCGAGCTGGGCTCGCGTCCCGTCCTCCGCGGCATCGACCTCACCGTGCACCGCGGTGAGGTCGTCGCCCTGCTCGGCGCGAACGGCTCCGGCAAGTCGACGGCCGTGCGCAGCGTCATCGGCCAGGTACCGGTCGCCGCCGGCGCGATCGAGCTGTTCGGCACCCCGCGGCGCCGCTTCCGCGACTGGGCGCGGGTGGGGTACGTCCCGCAACGCACCACGGCCGCGGGCGGCGTACCCGCCACGCTGACCGAAGTGGTCTCCTCCGGCCGGCTCTCCCGCACCCGCTTCGGCGTGTTCCGCAGGACCGACCGCGAGGCCGTACGGCACGCGCTGGAGCTGGTCGGCATGGCGGACCGGGCGAAGGACTCCGTGGACGCGCTCTCCGGCGGCCAGCACCAGCGGGTGCTGATCGCCCGCGCGCTCGCCGCCGAACCCGAGCTGCTGATCCTGGACGAGCCGATGGCGGGCGTCGACCTGGCCAGCCAGGAGGTGCTCGCGACGATCCTGCGCCACCAGGTCGCCCAGGGTGCCACCGTCCTGCTGGTCCTGCACGAGCTGGGCCCGCTGGAACCCTTGATCGACCGGGCGGTCGTCCTGCGCGACGGCTGCGTGACGCACGACGGCCCGCCCCCGAAGGCGGTCGGCCAGCACGCCCTGCCCGGCCACGACCACGTACACCCGCACGCGCCGGCGGGTGCCGAACCGATCCGCACGGGACTGCTGAGCTGA
- a CDS encoding metal ABC transporter substrate-binding protein, with amino-acid sequence MNVRRRLIPAAAATAVSALALGTLTACSSDSTAAAGNAGKFDVVASFYPMAFLAEQIGGGHVNVTSLTQPGQEPHDLEISAKQTAQLEESDAALYLKGLQPTVDEAIGQSGVKTKIDAATLTTLETHGTEAGAHEDEHGHEDEHGHEDEHTDEGEGEGEDHAHEGEDEGHSHETEGGGDPHVWLDPVKYAEVAEGVGKAFEKADPDHAADYRKNTEALVGKLNELDTTFETGLENRESDVFITTHSAFGYLAERYGLTQEAINGLSPEAEPSAARVKELSETAKADGVTTVFYETLVSDDTAKTVAGDAGLRTDVLDPLEGITDTSRGDDYFEVMESNLKALRTALGAT; translated from the coding sequence ATGAACGTACGACGACGCCTCATACCCGCGGCAGCGGCGACCGCGGTCAGCGCGCTCGCCCTGGGCACGCTGACCGCCTGCTCCTCCGACAGCACCGCCGCCGCCGGCAACGCCGGGAAGTTCGACGTCGTCGCCTCCTTCTACCCGATGGCGTTCCTCGCCGAGCAGATCGGCGGCGGCCATGTGAACGTCACGAGCCTGACCCAGCCCGGCCAGGAGCCGCACGACCTGGAGATCAGCGCCAAGCAGACCGCGCAGCTCGAGGAGTCCGACGCGGCGCTCTACCTCAAGGGCCTGCAGCCCACCGTCGACGAGGCCATCGGCCAGTCCGGGGTGAAGACGAAGATCGACGCGGCCACCCTGACCACCCTGGAGACGCACGGCACCGAGGCCGGCGCCCACGAGGACGAGCACGGTCACGAGGACGAGCACGGTCACGAGGACGAGCACACGGACGAGGGCGAGGGCGAGGGCGAGGACCACGCCCATGAGGGCGAGGACGAAGGCCACAGCCACGAGACCGAGGGCGGCGGGGACCCCCACGTCTGGCTCGACCCGGTCAAGTACGCCGAGGTCGCCGAGGGCGTCGGCAAGGCCTTCGAGAAGGCCGACCCCGATCACGCCGCCGACTACAGGAAGAACACCGAGGCCCTGGTCGGCAAGCTGAACGAGCTGGACACCACGTTCGAGACGGGCCTGGAGAACCGCGAGTCCGACGTCTTCATCACCACCCACTCCGCCTTCGGCTACCTCGCCGAGCGCTACGGCCTGACCCAGGAGGCCATCAACGGCCTCAGCCCCGAGGCCGAGCCCAGCGCCGCCCGCGTGAAGGAACTCTCCGAGACGGCCAAGGCCGACGGCGTGACCACCGTGTTCTACGAGACACTGGTGAGCGACGACACCGCGAAGACCGTCGCGGGCGACGCCGGACTGAGGACGGACGTCCTCGACCCGCTCGAGGGCATCACCGACACCTCCCGCGGAGACGACTACTTCGAGGTCATGGAGTCCAACCTGAAGGCCCTGCGGACGGCTCTGGGAGCCACATGA